The following proteins are encoded in a genomic region of Arachis ipaensis cultivar K30076 chromosome B02, Araip1.1, whole genome shotgun sequence:
- the LOC107628400 gene encoding cytochrome P450 93A3-like — MQDLFMAGTDTSAITIEWAFAELINNPHVMKKARQEIDSVTRRNRIIEESDLPNLPYLRAIVKETLRLHPAAPLLGRQSTEISNVCGYEIPSKSLLFINLWSMGRDPKIWENPLEFRPESFIEEGQLDVRGQYFQLMPFGTGRRVCPGASLALQIVPSNLAAMIQCFEWKVDGIVSMEEKPGMTVPRAHPLICVPVPRFSVLPSIHSV, encoded by the coding sequence ATGCAGGACTTATTCATGGCAGGAACAGATACCTCAGCTATCACCATTGAATGGGCTTTTGCTGAGTTAATCAACAACCCACATGTAATGAAAAAAGCAAGACAAGAGATTGATTCAGTAACAAGAAGAAACAGAATAATAGAAGAATCAGATCTTCCAAACCTTCCTTACTTGCGAGCCATAGTTAAAGAAACACTAAGGCTTCATCCTGCGGCACCACTTTTAGGGAGACAATCAACTGAAATCTCTAATGTTTGCGGCTATGAAATTCCATCAAAGTCCTTATTGTTTATTAACCTGTGGTCTATGGGTAGGGACCCTAAGATTTGGGAGAACCCTCTTGAGTTTAGGCCAGAGAGTTTCATTGAAGAAGGACAATTGGATGTGAGGGGACAATATTTTCAACTAATGCCCTTTGGAACTGGAAGAAGAGTGTGCCCTGGAGCTTCACTAGCGCTTCAAATTGTGCCTAGTAATCTTGCTGCCATGATTCAGTGTTTTGAATGGAAGGTTGATGGGATTGTTAGTATGGAAGAGAAACCTGGCATGACAGTTCCAAGAGCTCATCCTTTAATTTGTGTCCCTGTGCCTCGCTTTAGTGTCCTTCCTTCTATTCATTCTGTGTAG
- the LOC107627422 gene encoding uncharacterized protein LOC107627422: MKERKKEGNREGRSERGERRWRCRAIIADRRCRCVLLLAPPPPSRKLPLLLAVAVEIAGLEPPRLHRRCSPFLSQPPSPPRSPSPLLQLSTSSYMGEAEERDPGGREDRDLSSHRAQLPLLSPAILIKSAASEASGRDFWPHLCRRRALLPPKTAFEACVCWKLPPEPLSSWFGFRYLRVEIKVVIEPPELRGVPELPPDRYFPPAGALFLVVRLFDSVSIYHKCSITNFVLFLSISISL, encoded by the exons atgaaagaaagaaagaaagaaggaaacagGGAAGGGAGATCCGAGAGAGGGGAGCGCCGGTGGAGGTGTCGCGCCATCATCGCGGACCGCCGCTGCCGCTGCGTCCTGCTGCTTGCGCCGCCGCCGCCGTCCAGGAAGCTGCCGCTTCTGCTCGCTGTCGCTGTTGAGATCGCG GGCTTGGAACCGCCACGCCTTCATCGCCGCTGCTCGCCTTTCCTGTCACAGCCACCGTCCCCGCCACGAAGTCCGTCGCCATTGCTGCAGCTGTCAACGTCGTCGTACATGGGTGAGGCAGAGGAGAGAGATCCGGGAGGAAGGGAGGATCGAGACCTGTCCAGCCACCGCGCGCAGTTGCCGCTCCTATCACCGGCCATCCTCATCAAATCCGCCGCCTCCGAAGCTTCTGGCCGCGACTTCTGGCCGCACCTCTGCCGTCGGAGAGCGCTGCTGCCACCGAAAACCGCCTTTGAAGCCTGTGTATGTTGGAAACTGCCGCCGGAACCCCTGTCTTCTTG GTTTGGGTTTCGGTATTTGCGCGTCGAAATTAAGGTTGTTATTGAACCACCGGAGCTTCGGGGAGTGCCGGAGCTGCCGCCTGATCGGTATTTTCCGCCTGCCGGAGCTTTGTTTCTCGTGGTGAGGTTATTTGATTCTGTTTCAATTTATCATAAATGTTCCATTACTAATTTCGTTCTATTCCTCTCGATATCAATTTCgctttaa